The following proteins are co-located in the Carassius auratus strain Wakin chromosome 7, ASM336829v1, whole genome shotgun sequence genome:
- the lyve1a gene encoding lymphatic vessel endothelial hyaluronic acid receptor 1a: MHITDHSLLRDSEKAEFTMDRVWMRMMMLLLLFSSLFMSSLTFDIQSVKVIPKRAISGVFEASIGNTYALSASAARDLCERLGLIIASKAQVAEAQKHGLETCRFGWVDEQIVVVPRVQVKSNCGNGRTGVVVWRADPTKQFDVFCFNSTDFEAQNQASMAAHKRTKKKPTTTHSSVFPTAQTGVHLRKSPSSKHTSPSSSSVPFSSSSLSPWVNGIDDEGKHQPTSGTQIEAIPAALLITVTFTVMLAVFLALYYVRTNRPCRTQCDSEQQKEYIETEVWEHSGEKDLQKPQEEHVEEKKEENNNSSSAEKE; encoded by the exons ATGCACATCACCGATCACAGTTTGCTCAGAGACTCAGAGAAAGCAGAATTCACCATGGACAGAGTctggatgaggatgatgatgctgctgctgcttttcAGTAGTTTATTCATGTCTAGCCTAACTTTTGACATCCAGTCAGTAAAAG TGATCCCCAAACGAGCCATCTCCGGTGTGTTTGAGGCTTCCATCGGAAACACATATGCCTTGAGTGCATCAGCAGCCAGAGATCTTTGTGAGCGTCTAGGTTTGATTATTGCAAGCAAAGCACAGGTAGCAGAGGCCCAGAAGCACGGTCTGGAGACATGCAG GTTCGGGTGGGTAGATGAGCAAATAGTAGTTGTTCCCCGAGTTCAGGTCAAATCGAACTGTGGCAATGGCAGGACTGGGGTTGTCGTGTGGCGTGCAGACCCCACTAAACAGTTTGATGTCTTCTGCTTCAATTCAACAG ATTTTGaggcacaaaaccaagcttccaTGGCCGCAcacaaaaggacaaaaaaaaagccAACCACAACACATTCATCTGTTTTTCCCACTGCTCAAACTGGAGTTCATCTGAGGAAAAGCCCATCTTCTAAACACACTTCCCCATCATCTTCCTCTGTTCCTTTCTCTTCATCTTCTCTCAGTCCCTGGGTTAACGGCATTGATGATGAAGGGAAGCATCAGCCCACGAGTGGAACCCAGATTGAGG CTATTCCAGCTGCCTTACTGATCACAGTCACCTTCACAGTCATGCTTGCTGTCTTTCTAGCACTTTATTATGTCAGAAC GAACAGACCCTGCAGGACGCAGTGTGACAGCGAGCAGCAGAAGGAGTACATCGAGACGGAGGTTTGGGAGCACAGTGGTGAGAAAGACCTGCAGAAACCACAGGAGGAGCATGTGGAGGAGAAGAaggaagaaaacaacaacagcagttcTGCAGAAAAGGAGTGA